Proteins encoded by one window of Cuniculiplasma divulgatum:
- a CDS encoding SPFH domain-containing protein, with amino-acid sequence MSAIEYFLIFIVIVIVLIILSGLHILREWERAPVLTLGRFSGIKGPGIIYVTPFISKIPVIISLRIQAVAFKTDSTFTNDNVPVNCDAIMYYQAIDPQKAVLNIENFANATSLSAQTTLREVIGKYSFDEILSEREKVGEGARAIIDEKTEHWGIKVSSVEIRDVVVPQSLQEAMSRQASAERERRSRVTLALAEVEAASKMVEASKMYVDNPGALQLRWMNILYEIGLEGKGTLMMIPANTLTAGVSNFGISEFAKIQQQKNNMDTASDTGK; translated from the coding sequence ATGAGTGCTATAGAATATTTTTTGATATTTATTGTGATTGTGATAGTGCTAATAATCCTATCAGGATTGCATATACTGAGAGAGTGGGAAAGGGCACCCGTGCTTACACTGGGAAGGTTCTCAGGGATTAAGGGACCAGGAATAATTTATGTAACTCCTTTCATCAGCAAGATACCTGTTATTATAAGCTTGAGAATTCAGGCAGTTGCTTTTAAAACTGACTCAACATTCACAAACGACAATGTACCGGTAAACTGTGACGCCATAATGTATTATCAGGCCATAGATCCACAGAAGGCTGTATTGAATATTGAAAACTTTGCGAATGCGACAAGTTTGTCGGCTCAAACAACTCTCAGAGAGGTTATAGGTAAGTATTCCTTTGATGAGATTCTTTCAGAAAGAGAAAAGGTCGGCGAAGGTGCAAGAGCCATTATAGATGAAAAGACTGAACACTGGGGAATAAAGGTATCATCAGTTGAGATCAGGGATGTTGTGGTTCCTCAGTCACTTCAGGAGGCAATGTCCAGGCAGGCTTCTGCAGAGAGGGAAAGAAGATCAAGAGTAACACTGGCACTGGCGGAAGTAGAGGCAGCAAGCAAGATGGTAGAGGCTTCCAAGATGTATGTGGACAACCCTGGAGCACTTCAATTAAGATGGATGAACATACTTTATGAAATTGGTCTGGAAGGAAAGGGAACTCTGATGATGATTCCAGCAAACACACTCACAGCCGGTGTGAGCAATTTCGGAATAAGTGAGTTTGCCAAGATACAACAGCAAAAGAATAACATGGATACAGCCAGCGACACAGGAAAGTGA
- a CDS encoding isochorismatase family protein, whose translation MGVQEFGSKIRDGNFFHIAINTDENYFRHAFSKMEYIMAYEYLEELMDRLSVNSYRIKVPKYIYRGEDKDFEHYINERRSIFKDHPLNKMEEGFMDRFRQFKIQKYKEIESDKMSIWNQKSVMEIIDEEKKNHILITGFDTDNEIFINALNASDMGIVPVILSDGVSAPSERNHFNTLELMSRFTYMVDSRDIMLMAGDL comes from the coding sequence ATGGGCGTTCAAGAATTCGGTTCAAAGATCAGAGACGGTAATTTCTTTCATATAGCAATAAATACGGACGAAAACTATTTTAGACATGCATTCAGTAAAATGGAATATATCATGGCATATGAATATCTGGAAGAACTTATGGATAGACTTTCAGTTAATTCATACAGGATAAAGGTTCCCAAATACATTTACCGCGGTGAGGACAAAGATTTCGAGCATTATATTAACGAAAGGAGGAGCATATTCAAGGATCATCCTCTAAATAAAATGGAGGAAGGCTTCATGGATAGATTCAGACAGTTTAAAATACAGAAATATAAGGAAATTGAATCCGATAAAATGTCTATCTGGAACCAGAAAAGTGTTATGGAAATTATAGACGAAGAAAAAAAGAATCATATTTTGATAACAGGATTTGATACTGATAATGAGATTTTTATAAATGCACTGAATGCCAGTGACATGGGTATTGTACCTGTGATACTTTCTGATGGAGTGTCAGCACCATCAGAGAGAAACCATTTCAACACTCTTGAATTAATGAGCAGATTCACATATATGGTTGATAGCAGAGATATCATGCTCATGGCCGGTGATCTTTAA
- a CDS encoding AAA family ATPase has product MNRVPIILIGGIPGVGKTSISGYIARQLNINIVMSGDYIREIIRPFVPDDDVLQYSVYDSWKKYGENTEVNVTRGFLNQGKLINRATYSSIRRAITNGEPIIIETLYFIPDQLKEIIGEITSLYIHISDYNTHVNRLNEREKYTHFGSPGERLSSNLKNYRIVMKESMRQCEKYNIRIFDNMDYIRTREQILEYVSSVNGRI; this is encoded by the coding sequence ATGAATAGAGTACCAATAATACTCATAGGCGGTATACCGGGAGTAGGAAAAACCAGTATATCTGGATATATTGCAAGGCAATTGAATATCAACATTGTGATGTCAGGAGATTACATAAGGGAAATAATAAGACCATTCGTTCCAGATGATGATGTATTGCAATACTCTGTTTACGACTCATGGAAGAAATATGGGGAAAACACAGAAGTGAATGTAACGAGAGGATTCCTCAATCAGGGAAAACTCATAAACAGGGCCACTTATTCCTCAATAAGAAGGGCAATTACTAACGGAGAGCCGATCATCATTGAAACGCTATATTTCATCCCAGATCAGCTTAAGGAAATTATAGGTGAAATAACCAGCCTATATATTCACATTTCTGATTATAATACCCACGTTAATCGACTCAATGAAAGAGAAAAATATACACACTTCGGTTCACCGGGAGAAAGACTTTCATCAAACCTAAAAAATTATAGAATTGTAATGAAAGAGTCAATGCGTCAGTGTGAAAAATATAACATTAGAATTTTTGATAATATGGATTATATAAGAACTAGAGAGCAAATACTCGAATATGTTTCTTCTGTTAATGGTAGAATATAG
- a CDS encoding aldehyde dehydrogenase family protein: MSIETVNPFSMSKLGKYEEDDEDTVKKTFEGVNREQETWKKSIDDRIKFLKDEVIPRFKREKENLAKIMSSEMGKPITQSRAEIDKCIMMTEYFCKEGKNFLSDNVIETEASKSFVRFEPLGTVFLVMPWNFPLWQAMRAAIPAMVAGNGIVLKHASIVTGSAKKMEEIFDSPLFRVIKVSGSRALSAIKYSDGVSFTGSEMAGMAIASEAGKHIKKSVLELGGSDPFVVLDDANLEQTAKESTYARLQNNGQSCIASKRFIVSKKISENFFALMKENFEKVRLGDQLDDKTYIGPLSSASQAETVRKQIEQLNSLGKLQMFGEQHGNIIPPTIVQTEANYLDEVFGPVAIFKTFDTLEDAAKICNETGFGLGASVWGSVDQAEKVIPMIRSGMVFVNKVVASDPRLPFGGVGKSGYGRELSKFGILEFTNFRTVWIQERP, encoded by the coding sequence ATGTCAATTGAAACAGTTAACCCATTTTCCATGAGCAAGCTGGGCAAATATGAAGAAGATGATGAAGACACAGTGAAAAAAACATTTGAAGGTGTGAATAGGGAACAGGAAACCTGGAAAAAAAGTATTGATGATAGAATCAAGTTCCTGAAGGACGAAGTTATTCCTAGATTCAAAAGGGAAAAGGAAAACCTTGCAAAGATTATGTCATCTGAAATGGGTAAGCCAATCACCCAGAGCAGGGCGGAAATAGATAAGTGTATCATGATGACAGAATATTTCTGCAAGGAGGGGAAGAATTTTCTGTCAGATAACGTCATTGAAACAGAGGCAAGCAAAAGTTTTGTAAGATTTGAACCCCTGGGAACAGTGTTCCTAGTAATGCCATGGAATTTCCCATTATGGCAGGCTATGAGAGCAGCAATTCCTGCAATGGTAGCTGGAAATGGAATAGTACTCAAGCATGCATCAATAGTAACTGGAAGTGCCAAGAAAATGGAAGAAATATTCGATAGTCCGCTTTTCAGGGTGATAAAGGTATCAGGCTCAAGGGCGCTTTCAGCAATCAAATATTCGGATGGAGTTTCATTTACAGGCTCTGAAATGGCTGGCATGGCAATAGCATCTGAGGCTGGAAAACATATAAAAAAATCAGTTCTTGAATTAGGTGGTTCAGATCCATTTGTGGTTCTTGACGATGCAAACCTCGAACAGACAGCAAAAGAAAGTACCTATGCTCGATTGCAGAACAACGGTCAGAGCTGTATAGCCTCAAAGAGGTTTATTGTGAGCAAGAAGATTTCAGAGAACTTCTTTGCACTGATGAAGGAAAACTTTGAAAAGGTAAGGCTAGGAGATCAGCTTGACGATAAAACATACATAGGACCGCTTTCCTCTGCATCTCAGGCTGAGACTGTGAGGAAGCAGATAGAACAGTTGAACAGCCTTGGGAAGCTTCAGATGTTTGGCGAACAGCATGGTAATATTATCCCACCAACTATTGTCCAAACAGAGGCAAACTATTTAGATGAAGTCTTTGGTCCAGTTGCTATTTTCAAAACGTTTGACACACTGGAAGATGCTGCAAAAATATGCAATGAAACTGGATTTGGATTGGGCGCATCAGTATGGGGTAGCGTTGATCAGGCTGAGAAGGTAATACCTATGATCAGATCTGGAATGGTTTTCGTGAACAAGGTTGTAGCTTCTGATCCCAGACTGCCATTTGGAGGTGTGGGAAAGAGTGGATACGGGAGAGAGTTATCTAAGTTTGGGATACTTGAATTCACGAATTTTAGAACAGTGTGGATTCAGGAAAGACCCTGA
- a CDS encoding acetolactate synthase large subunit, translating into MKGSDLFTKALLNENVKHIFGLPGEENIDLLDSISKTDIDFIVTRHEQGAAFMADAYARVRKTPGVCLSTLGPGATNLLTGVANAHLDKVPVVAITAQASRDRLHKESHQNVDTIALFSGITKYNRSVIVPDSIPEIVRKAFSISMKEQPGAAHIQLPEDIGSMETDEVRMIPIPDEAIYEANGSIVKKAAKLINSAKYPIILAGNGVIRSRSWDMVRKFVEVSGIPIVSTFMAKGILPYDNPNNLFIVGGRPFPIELRPLIHSDLVIAIGFDMVEYDPIIWNEDSSRSVINVATTMAETDEHFPVAFDLVGNINITLDLLLRNIEKRPLTKEFMEIRRKRKEFFESPGTGKEIIPKAVIKVLSENNHENTLVISDVGLHKVWMSRYYQPKFPDRTIIYNGFASMGGSLPGSIGAMKANPDLDVIAVMGDGGFLMNVQELETAYRLGISFTAIVFNDRTYSLIEKHQEDHNLSPKYIHFTNPDFDLLAKSFHSEYFYADEAKGFAEALKESRRSDGVKIIEVKIN; encoded by the coding sequence ATGAAAGGAAGTGATCTCTTTACTAAAGCGCTTTTAAATGAAAATGTAAAGCACATATTTGGGTTGCCGGGCGAAGAAAATATAGACTTGCTCGACTCAATTTCAAAAACAGACATTGACTTCATAGTCACCAGACATGAACAGGGTGCTGCATTTATGGCAGATGCCTATGCCAGAGTTAGGAAAACTCCTGGAGTATGTCTATCAACCCTTGGCCCTGGGGCAACAAATCTTCTTACCGGTGTTGCAAATGCTCATCTTGACAAGGTGCCTGTTGTGGCCATCACGGCCCAGGCATCAAGAGACAGACTCCATAAAGAATCACATCAGAATGTTGATACTATTGCACTTTTCTCTGGCATAACAAAATATAACAGGTCCGTAATAGTACCTGACAGTATACCCGAGATAGTAAGAAAAGCATTCAGCATATCAATGAAGGAACAGCCTGGCGCAGCGCACATACAGTTGCCGGAGGACATTGGTTCCATGGAGACAGATGAAGTAAGAATGATCCCAATCCCAGACGAGGCAATTTACGAGGCAAACGGTAGCATAGTAAAAAAAGCTGCAAAACTGATAAATTCAGCCAAGTATCCAATCATTCTTGCCGGAAATGGGGTCATTCGTTCCAGATCATGGGATATGGTAAGGAAGTTCGTTGAGGTTTCAGGTATACCAATTGTAAGCACTTTCATGGCAAAAGGCATACTGCCCTATGACAATCCAAACAATCTTTTTATAGTTGGGGGCAGGCCATTTCCAATTGAACTAAGACCATTAATTCACTCTGACCTTGTTATAGCAATCGGTTTTGATATGGTAGAATATGATCCAATTATATGGAATGAGGATTCATCACGAAGCGTAATAAACGTGGCAACCACTATGGCAGAAACAGATGAACACTTTCCTGTTGCATTTGATCTTGTTGGTAATATAAATATTACACTGGACCTGTTATTGAGGAACATTGAAAAGAGACCACTAACCAAAGAATTCATGGAAATACGAAGGAAAAGAAAAGAGTTCTTTGAATCTCCTGGAACTGGAAAGGAAATTATACCTAAGGCAGTAATCAAGGTTCTTTCAGAGAACAATCACGAAAATACCCTTGTAATATCAGATGTTGGATTACACAAAGTCTGGATGAGCAGATACTACCAGCCAAAATTCCCTGATCGTACCATAATATACAATGGATTTGCATCTATGGGAGGTTCACTTCCTGGGAGCATCGGTGCCATGAAGGCCAATCCTGATCTGGATGTGATAGCTGTCATGGGAGATGGTGGATTCCTTATGAATGTACAGGAGCTGGAAACGGCGTACAGACTGGGTATTTCATTTACTGCAATCGTTTTCAATGACAGAACTTACAGTCTAATAGAAAAACATCAGGAGGACCATAATCTGAGTCCGAAATATATACATTTCACAAATCCAGACTTCGATCTACTGGCAAAGAGTTTTCATTCTGAATATTTCTATGCAGATGAGGCAAAAGGATTTGCTGAGGCTCTGAAGGAATCAAGAAGGTCAGATGGTGTCAAGATCATAGAGGTTAAGATTAACTAA
- a CDS encoding EamA family transporter produces MEDKGSLKPFLISITGATLWGLSGTASSALFEVLGMNPLALLSIRLIVSSALMLILFKPKFPGSDLKLFAIYVATTFILQLSYLETIDLSNAPTATFLQFLYFPMVVLFELIMRKIRFSLLLLAGLILSLIGIVLLTISINPDSTLRISLDALIVGLICALSAAIYTVISSPLVRKYGSISVVSWGFFFAALISIPTGIMPILNFVRTLNPGSIPLAIFLILFVSVVGTLVAFTLYSYGMRKISASSAALSGTMEPISASLGSSIFLDQYLGDFQYFGGFLIIISILLCQYSIIKQKPKGNRIRRLIKIRMR; encoded by the coding sequence TTGGAAGATAAAGGATCATTAAAGCCCTTCTTGATTTCCATAACAGGGGCTACACTGTGGGGATTGTCTGGTACAGCGTCCAGTGCTCTCTTTGAAGTGCTTGGAATGAATCCTCTTGCACTTCTTTCTATTCGTCTCATTGTTTCAAGTGCTCTTATGCTTATATTATTTAAGCCAAAATTTCCAGGAAGCGATTTAAAACTTTTTGCAATCTATGTTGCAACTACCTTTATTCTTCAACTATCATACCTTGAAACAATCGATCTTTCAAACGCTCCTACAGCCACGTTTCTCCAGTTTTTGTATTTCCCGATGGTAGTGCTTTTTGAACTCATAATGAGAAAGATAAGGTTTTCACTCCTTCTTCTTGCTGGATTGATACTATCACTGATCGGGATAGTTCTTCTGACAATTTCTATTAATCCGGATTCGACGCTCCGAATATCGCTTGATGCATTGATTGTGGGATTGATATGTGCATTAAGTGCTGCTATATATACGGTAATCTCATCTCCACTGGTAAGAAAATATGGCTCCATATCGGTTGTTTCATGGGGCTTCTTTTTTGCAGCTTTGATAAGCATACCAACAGGCATAATGCCAATTTTAAATTTTGTAAGAACTCTGAATCCCGGATCAATCCCCTTGGCTATTTTTCTGATTCTTTTTGTTTCTGTGGTTGGAACATTGGTTGCCTTTACCCTCTATTCTTATGGAATGAGAAAGATAAGTGCTTCTTCGGCGGCATTGAGTGGGACAATGGAACCCATATCTGCATCTCTTGGCTCTTCGATCTTTCTGGATCAATATCTTGGAGATTTCCAGTATTTTGGAGGATTTTTGATAATAATATCAATACTGCTATGCCAGTACAGCATTATTAAACAAAAACCAAAGGGTAACAGAATTAGAAGATTAATAAAGATAAGAATGAGATGA
- a CDS encoding cysteine-rich CWC family protein has product MISGTEKICGICGTKFICGTMGGCWCTNVKVTPAKKHLISRLTNECVCPECLKS; this is encoded by the coding sequence ATGATCTCTGGGACTGAAAAGATATGTGGAATCTGTGGAACTAAATTTATTTGCGGCACAATGGGAGGTTGCTGGTGTACAAACGTTAAGGTAACACCGGCGAAGAAGCATCTTATTTCACGCCTGACCAACGAGTGTGTTTGCCCAGAATGCCTAAAAAGTTAG
- a CDS encoding sulfite exporter TauE/SafE family protein, which translates to MLFGTPLNEFLVIVLGGIIAGVIGSLTGLGGGSVLVPVLTLFYGVPIDFAIGASLISTIATSAGSASTYTKKGIANIKIGVGLEVATTLGAVVGALTFILVTREDLEWVLYLLFGIVLLTSLIPTIQRGKYEFPEAKMPDFTSRAFQLTGKYHDDRAKRTVTYTGVRWWLGEIIMFFAGLLSGLLGIGSGALKVLGMDWAMNLPMKVTTTTSNFMIGITAATGSSIYWYAGYISFFLAAATAIGVVVGSRVGSHVLMRISNKEIRWIFFAILSFLGIDMLFKGLREGKIYHLSSLYSFSIAIGASVILIILLFLYTNRGVKSSGGNITKAN; encoded by the coding sequence ATGTTATTCGGAACTCCCTTAAATGAGTTTTTAGTTATAGTACTCGGGGGGATAATTGCAGGTGTGATAGGCTCCCTTACTGGTCTGGGAGGTGGATCTGTGCTTGTTCCGGTTTTAACTCTATTTTATGGTGTACCAATTGATTTTGCCATAGGTGCGAGCTTGATATCGACAATAGCCACTTCTGCTGGGTCTGCCAGTACATACACAAAAAAAGGAATTGCTAATATTAAAATTGGCGTGGGTCTGGAAGTTGCAACAACTCTAGGTGCTGTGGTGGGTGCATTAACCTTCATTTTAGTTACTCGAGAAGATTTGGAGTGGGTTTTATACTTACTATTTGGAATAGTCCTTCTAACTTCCCTCATTCCAACTATACAGAGAGGTAAGTATGAATTTCCAGAGGCAAAAATGCCTGATTTTACAAGCAGGGCATTTCAATTAACTGGAAAATACCACGATGATAGAGCCAAAAGGACTGTAACATATACCGGTGTGAGATGGTGGCTGGGAGAAATAATAATGTTCTTTGCTGGCCTTTTATCTGGGTTACTTGGCATAGGAAGCGGTGCACTAAAAGTTCTTGGAATGGACTGGGCAATGAATCTCCCAATGAAGGTGACCACAACAACAAGTAACTTCATGATAGGGATAACAGCTGCAACAGGAAGCAGTATTTACTGGTACGCTGGTTATATAAGTTTCTTTCTGGCAGCGGCCACTGCAATAGGAGTAGTTGTTGGATCCAGAGTCGGGTCCCACGTACTTATGAGGATATCCAACAAAGAAATAAGATGGATATTCTTTGCAATTCTCTCTTTCCTTGGTATAGACATGCTTTTCAAGGGGTTGAGAGAAGGAAAAATATATCATCTTTCAAGCTTATATTCATTTTCAATTGCCATAGGTGCATCAGTAATTTTGATAATTCTACTATTCTTATATACAAACAGGGGGGTGAAATCAAGTGGAGGAAATATCACAAAAGCTAATTGA
- a CDS encoding DUF1634 domain-containing protein — MEEISQKLIEIVSVILKVAVYLSMGSIIVGVVLLFIKNGADGYSLSTLANYSNYSVAKSYSSIIFSPTKIPEGIITLDPLGFISLGLWVLIFTPVSVLFTSLVDYIYQKNKLYVVLTFLVLFNLFTAIFIIPSFVHL; from the coding sequence GTGGAGGAAATATCACAAAAGCTAATTGAAATTGTAAGCGTTATACTAAAGGTAGCAGTCTATCTTAGTATGGGCAGTATAATAGTTGGAGTAGTACTTCTATTCATAAAGAATGGTGCTGATGGTTACTCCCTGAGCACTCTGGCCAATTACAGTAATTACAGTGTTGCTAAAAGTTACTCATCAATAATATTTTCTCCGACGAAAATCCCTGAGGGAATTATTACATTGGATCCACTGGGTTTCATCTCTCTTGGCTTATGGGTTCTGATTTTCACTCCAGTAAGTGTTTTATTTACCTCCCTAGTTGACTATATCTACCAGAAAAACAAACTTTACGTAGTACTTACCTTTCTAGTCCTATTCAATCTCTTTACTGCAATCTTCATAATTCCAAGCTTTGTCCATCTTTGA
- a CDS encoding FAD-dependent oxidoreductase, giving the protein MLKFDRVKIQEEDPKERSKSFTIEPMKEYTTEEATAEASRCIGCNICTQACPASLDIGAYINSTAVGDPAQTVRIVFENLPFPAIIGRVCTHNCEDICVMYDTGGPLAIRHLKRYAADQFDDYGKILNVKKRSFINKRVAVIGAGPAGLSAAYYLSIQGVRVTVFESLPVMGGFMRVGIPRYRLPFEVIEKETGYITSNGVEVKLNTKVGTDITFKEILNSYDAVFLGVGTHKPRMTGTPGSDANNLMHATEFLRRTALGEKLPVGNKVIVIGGGFTANDAARSSLRLGANEINIMYRRREVDRPGYPSMNADEEMEESLGESVNYMWEVTPFEYVKEGDRIVQVKYWKNQMVQDTGGRAKPVPQKEKTFTMDVDFVIEATGQETDFSFLGEEYARQLRLTPHGGIIVDQRGMTSIEGVFSGGDSTNMTHDLISAVRDGDIATLGILDYLNLMDKVNEEYLPLLDRWKKFSPMAAKLAYADRVK; this is encoded by the coding sequence ATGCTTAAGTTTGATCGCGTCAAGATTCAAGAGGAAGATCCAAAAGAGAGAAGCAAAAGCTTTACTATAGAGCCAATGAAAGAGTATACCACGGAGGAGGCAACAGCTGAAGCATCAAGATGTATTGGCTGCAACATATGTACGCAGGCTTGTCCCGCTAGTCTTGATATAGGTGCATATATAAACAGTACAGCTGTGGGTGATCCCGCCCAGACTGTAAGAATTGTTTTTGAGAATCTACCATTCCCTGCAATAATAGGGAGGGTTTGTACGCATAATTGCGAGGATATATGCGTGATGTATGACACCGGTGGACCACTTGCTATAAGGCATTTAAAGAGATACGCGGCAGACCAATTTGATGATTATGGAAAAATATTAAATGTAAAGAAGAGGTCATTCATAAATAAGAGGGTTGCAGTCATAGGTGCAGGTCCAGCAGGATTAAGCGCTGCATACTATTTATCAATTCAAGGAGTAAGGGTAACTGTCTTCGAGTCACTGCCCGTTATGGGTGGGTTCATGAGAGTTGGAATTCCACGTTATAGACTCCCATTTGAAGTTATTGAAAAGGAAACTGGTTATATAACCTCAAATGGAGTTGAGGTTAAATTAAATACAAAGGTTGGAACGGATATCACATTCAAGGAGATCCTGAATAGTTATGACGCAGTATTTCTTGGGGTAGGTACACATAAACCAAGAATGACTGGTACACCAGGTAGCGATGCAAATAATCTAATGCATGCAACAGAGTTTCTTAGAAGAACAGCGCTGGGTGAAAAGTTACCGGTGGGCAATAAGGTAATTGTGATAGGTGGTGGATTTACAGCGAACGATGCAGCAAGATCATCACTTAGACTGGGGGCCAATGAGATAAATATAATGTACAGAAGGAGAGAGGTAGATCGTCCTGGTTACCCTTCAATGAATGCAGATGAAGAAATGGAAGAATCTCTTGGTGAAAGTGTAAATTATATGTGGGAAGTGACCCCTTTTGAATACGTGAAGGAAGGGGATAGAATAGTTCAGGTCAAATACTGGAAAAACCAGATGGTTCAGGATACAGGTGGTAGAGCCAAACCTGTACCACAGAAGGAAAAGACATTCACGATGGATGTGGACTTTGTGATTGAGGCAACAGGCCAGGAAACAGACTTCTCATTTCTGGGTGAGGAATATGCAAGGCAGCTACGCTTAACCCCTCATGGAGGAATAATTGTGGATCAGAGGGGAATGACAAGCATAGAAGGTGTATTCTCAGGAGGAGATTCCACCAACATGACCCACGATCTGATCAGCGCAGTTAGAGATGGAGACATCGCAACACTCGGAATTTTGGACTATCTTAATCTTATGGACAAGGTAAATGAAGAATACCTGCCACTCCTTGACAGATGGAAAAAATTCTCCCCTATGGCTGCAAAACTTGCCTACGCAGATAGAGTAAAATAA
- a CDS encoding P-loop NTPase family protein, which yields MNANRRILVIGSPGSGKSTFSRELSEIRCIPIYHLDKIFWKSGWNPIPEEEFKDKLIKILQTNEWIMDGNYSQNLVMRMKYAQTVIFLDIPWILCTLRVIKRNIHNRHNTRKDITEGCEEKFDHDFYELLKFIRHFPKTDRVKIIKLLEVNAYEKEIIIFSNSKSVKQYLQKIKNEEETSKIVKVA from the coding sequence ATGAATGCCAATCGCAGGATACTGGTAATTGGATCGCCAGGTTCAGGAAAATCAACATTTTCAAGAGAATTATCAGAAATAAGATGCATTCCAATATACCACCTTGATAAAATATTCTGGAAGAGTGGATGGAATCCAATACCAGAGGAAGAATTTAAAGATAAATTGATAAAAATACTGCAAACTAATGAATGGATAATGGATGGAAATTATTCACAAAATCTGGTCATGAGAATGAAGTATGCACAGACAGTTATATTCCTGGATATACCATGGATATTGTGTACATTGAGGGTTATTAAGAGGAACATTCATAACAGACACAATACCAGGAAAGACATTACAGAAGGTTGTGAAGAAAAATTTGATCATGATTTTTATGAATTGCTAAAATTTATCAGACATTTTCCAAAAACAGATAGGGTTAAAATAATAAAACTGCTGGAAGTCAATGCATATGAAAAAGAAATCATCATCTTCAGCAATTCAAAATCCGTGAAGCAATATCTTCAAAAAATAAAGAATGAGGAAGAAACATCAAAGATAGTTAAAGTTGCCTGA